A genomic segment from Nicotiana tabacum cultivar K326 chromosome 9, ASM71507v2, whole genome shotgun sequence encodes:
- the LOC107786812 gene encoding uncharacterized protein LOC107786812 — protein sequence MSAIVCGSKRSNFFEDLQSSSSSPSSSPPVPKRIRCSPSSFSPPRSSAAAANYFSTPSSAIDHLLSVFPDMDKQLLERALEECGDDLDSAIKRLNELRLGSAENLGPLTGRSDATQEIGSQILTQGNGGPIPTEDSLTGKELHMESTEWVELFVREMMSASNIDDAKVRASRALEVLEKSICARAKEETARDVQQENNMLKQQVEALIQENSILKRAFAIQRERQKEFEDRGHEVNQLKQLVAQYQEQLRTLEVNNYALSMHLKQAQQSNSIPGRFHPDVF from the exons ATGTCTGCTATAGTGTGCGGCAGCAAGAGATCCAATTTCTTCGAAGATTTGCAGTCATCGTCGTCGTCGCCGTCTTCTTCGCCGCCGGTTCCGAAGAGGATCCGCTGTTCTCCGTCTTCTTTCTCGCCGCCGCGATCCTCCGCTGCTGCCGCTAATTATTTTTCTACTCCATCCTCGGCGATCGATCATCTCCTATCGGTCTTCCCTGATATGGACAAGCAg TTGCTTGAGAGAGCACTGGAAGAATGCGGTGATGATCTGGATTCTGCCATCAAAAGACTAAATGAGCTTCGCTTGGGGTCTGCTGAGAATCTGGGGCCCCTCACAGGAAGATCTGATGCTACCCAGGAGATCGGCAGCCAGATCTTAACTCAAG GTAATGGTGGGCCCATACCTACAGAAGATTCATTGACAGGAAAAGAACTGCACATGGAGAGTACAGAATGGGTGGAGCTGTTTGTTAGAGAGATGATGAGTGCCTCAAATATAGATGATGCTAAAGTCCGTGCTTCACGAGCTCTTGAAGTCTTGGAGAAGTCTATTTGTGCCCGCGCAAAAGAGGAAACAGCTCGCGATGTCCAGCAG GAAAACAACATGCTCAAGCAGCAGGTAGAAGCTCTTATTCAAGAGAATTCTATTTTGAAGCGAGCATTTGCTATTCAACGTGAGCGTCAGAAGGAGTTTGAGGATAGAGGGCATGAGGTGAATCAGCTGAAGCAGTTGGTGGCTCAGTACCAGGAGCAGCTGAGAACACTTGAG GTTAATAACTATGCGCTATCGATGCATCTCAAGCAGGCGCAACAAAGCAACTCTATCCCCGGGCGTTTCCATCCGGACGTCTTTTAA